In Methanoregula sp. UBA64, the genomic window TAATTAGTTATAGACATTTTCAGATTTCTGAATTTGGAAAAGTCTTGCGTTGAGCTCACCATAAAATTTTCTTTTCAGGATAGGAATTTTTTCCAATAGTTTTTCTCTGCGATAAATAATGTCCTTGAACTAACAAACCTTTTTTGAGGGTACGTAACTCATTTTGTTTTCAAGACCGGAGATGGGAGATATCATAAAAAGCGTGAAGATCTTCATGGATCAATCGATAAATTGTTTCAGAATTATTTCCTCAATCTGTAACGTAACTCGTGAACTTTTGGATTTAGTAAAATTAGAAAATAATTTTTCTTCCTACTAGGTATCGCGGATATGATGGATCGAGGTAACCAATCAGGTGATTGTCCGGTTACTCTTTCTTGAATTTGTCGAAAAACACTACTTTCTTGGTCTCTTTCTTTGCCGCGATAGCCACATCGTCCGGCAGGCCGGCAGGAACAAGAGATACAAGGGTGTATTTTTCAGGAACATCGAGAAGTTTCCGGATATCCTCTGCGTACTCCTTTTTGTCGCCGGCAACCCAGCATGAACCGACACCGTACGAGTGTAATCCGAGAATCAGGTTCTCGGTTGCCGCACTGCAGTCTTCGAGATAATACTTGGCTGTGCGTTCTCCAAACACCACAAAACAAACCGCAGCCTCCGAGATGAATTTGCCGTGATCCGTAAGTCCGGCAATCTTTCCGAGTGTCCCTTTATCCCGCACAACTCCTATCAGCCAGGGCTGGAGATTCATGGCGGTAGGCGCATGCACCGCGCATTCAAGCGCCTCGTGAATGAATGCCTCGTCAACAGGCGCCGGCTTGAATTTCCGTATGCTGTGGCGG contains:
- a CDS encoding nitroreductase family protein, coding for MNVITAVIKGRHSIRKFKPAPVDEAFIHEALECAVHAPTAMNLQPWLIGVVRDKGTLGKIAGLTDHGKFISEAAVCFVVFGERTAKYYLEDCSAATENLILGLHSYGVGSCWVAGDKKEYAEDIRKLLDVPEKYTLVSLVPAGLPDDVAIAAKKETKKVVFFDKFKKE